From Pongo pygmaeus isolate AG05252 chromosome 2, NHGRI_mPonPyg2-v2.0_pri, whole genome shotgun sequence, a single genomic window includes:
- the LOC129032773 gene encoding protein IWS1 homolog — translation MRMQTQRPQMPAAESTGDPENEHIHTRTQTQRPQTPAAESTGDTANENIHTRTQTQQPQTPAAESTGDPENEHIHTRTQTQHPQTPAAESTGDPENENIHTRTQTQHPQMPAAESTGDPENEHIHTRTQTQCPQMMDADSAGDTANENIHRRTQTQGPQTPAAESAGDPENEHIYTRTQTQQPQTPAADSTGDTANENIHTRTQTQHPQTLAAESTGDPENENIHTRTQTQHPQMPAADSAGDPENEHIHTRTQTQHPQTPAADSAGGIVHEKKKTRSRTSVEK, via the coding sequence ATGAGAATGCAGACGCAGCGCCCTCAGATGCCGGCTGCAGAAAGCACTGGAGACCCAGAGAATGAACACATCCACACGAGAACGCAGACGCAGCGCCCTCAGACGCCGGCTGCAGAGAGCACTGGAGACACTGCAAATGAAAACATCCACACGAGAACGCAGACACAGCAACCTCAGACGCCGGCTGCAGAAAGCACTGGAGACCCAGAGAATGAACACATCCACACGAGAACGCAGACACAGCACCCTCAGACGCCGGCTGCAGAAAGCACTGGAGACccagaaaatgaaaacatccaCACGAGAACGCAGACACAGCACCCTCAGATGCCGGCTGCAGAAAGCACTGGAGACCCAGAGAATGAACACATCCACACGAGAACGCAGACACAGTGCCCTCAGATGATGGATGCAGACAGCGCTGGAGACACTGCAAATGAAAACATCCACAGGAGAACGCAGACGCAGGGCCCTCAGACGCCGGCTGCAGAGAGCGCTGGAGACCCAGAGAATGAACACATCTACACGAGAACGCAGACACAGCAACCTCAGACGCCGGCTGCAGACAGCACTGGAGACACTGCAAATGAAAACATCCACACGAGAACGCAGACACAGCACCCTCAGACACTGGCTGCAGAAAGCACTGGAGACccagaaaatgaaaacatccaCACGAGAACGCAGACACAGCACCCTCAGATGCCGGCTGCAGACAGCGCTGGAGACCCAGAGAATGAACACATCCACACGAGAACGCAGACACAGCACCCTCAGACGCCGGCTGCAGACAGCGCTGGAGGCATTGTGcatgagaagaaaaagacaaggtCAAGAACTTCcgtggagaaataa